A region from the Lolium perenne isolate Kyuss_39 chromosome 4, Kyuss_2.0, whole genome shotgun sequence genome encodes:
- the LOC127296553 gene encoding uncharacterized protein isoform X4 yields MVPNGLLPNASAGVTRRLDPDRWAVAEARTAHLIACVQPNASSEARRLAVYNYVQRLIMNCLSCQVFTFGSVPLKTYLPDGDIDVTAFSNSDELKDTWANLVRDALEHEEKNENAEFCVKEVQYIQAEVKLIKCLVDNIVVDISYNQVGGLCTLCFLEQVDNLINQNHLFKRSIILVKAWCFYESRILGAHHGLISTYALETLVLYIFHVFNNCFTGPLEVLYRFLEFFSNFDWEKFCLSLWGPVPISSLPDMTAADPPRTDTDELLLSKSFLDSCNHFYGVMPRTQENQGQPFVSKHFNVIDPLRINNNLGRSVSKGNYFRIRSAFSFGAKRLAKLLECPNEDLIAEVNQFFTNTLTRHGGGIRPDAPTPNLFPENALKIVPAEASNSYGSATITKNKIEKAKLRVNQDNLTEGSHSYPEAISQPPQRSDLRSRNSSRTANPSASHAQNQKVYATKPSTKVSEQLERNRSGGSMPSERGGRMPNALVVNGRSGQNVSPFARTQSSPELTDPSVEGFSRGRRTRVVEMEKSVKNDYNSRRNNLVPEVPSNHSTKSSQDESISSMNSSSHPSAKAASDSNSVSSSYHEDNGFMINEELPSVSEASEMQHEENVLANLMASAKLHGFNGQVQLPMQLHPHMLLPPTPFPQKTFPGIPPTNLIGNQWLHNMQFLQGFVPPPMTHYTYNPNFAPNTEDGNESEKSTASDSNLDSANSQYEHDFRSSRNINHEGRDPHVHRFDGKNHSSSPNGVSGALLERQMEHTVEDSGAVEENYTNMFQNQISREAGRNVPMSSGNLRTASQPSSSKSKALSESSWDEIAVKSSRPSRDKWEKKPTFPTPTTTTLSISKTGWQTGNTTDHMPTEVDEGARNGGVLPIIRHEASDIVIGSVSSEPSRTGQVRNELNTSWMHNPMFAPFLIGSPQQRQADNSGLTFVPTGPPVPFLVFPYVPGSRDGSVPQFEGNEGIDQFPVNVAMHNFSSLSDVHQPDNNATSAASSSTVANQSYEHKPDILNSDIDGHWKNLQYGRFCQDARPLSPLLYPFAVPPGYMQGQFPWDGPGRPPSPNVNWAPMVGPGQRPFPVMPLQSASERITGVPPHYGEHASRYRGGTGTYLPNPKVPFRDRERHPSSRYYRGGSNSDKGDNSDKEGSWPNSRQRNTGRNYGRSQPERYGMRSDRQTTDEGQFDRQRRSHRNDSHRHEAGAQYLVQGQSIGSTNSTRKPGNIAHAHEVYSSPYTAPNA; encoded by the exons ATGGTGCCCAACGGGCTCCTGCCCAACGCATCCGCGGGGGTCACCAGGCGCCTCGACCCCGACCGCTGGGCCGTCGCCGAGGCCCGGACCGCCCACCTCATCGCCTGCGTCCAGCCCAACGCCTCCTCCGAGGCCCGGAGGCTCGCCGTCTACAACTACGTGCAGCGGCTCATCATGAACTGCCTCTCCTGCCAG GTTTTTACTTTTGGATCAGTCCCTCTCAAGACTTACTTACCGGACGGTGACATTGATGTCACTGCTTTTAGTAATAGCGATGAATTAAAGGATACCTGGGCAAATCTTGTTCGGGATGCTTTGGAGCATGAAGAGAAAAATGAAAACGCTGAATTCTGTGTGAAAGAAGTTCAGTATATTCAGGCGGAG GTAAAGCTTATCAAGTGTCTCGTGGACAACATTGTTGTTGATATCTCATATAATCAAGTTGGTGGATTGTGTACACTTTGTTTCCTTGAACAG GTTGACAACTTGATCAATCAAAACCATTTGTTCAAGCGGAGTATCATATTGGTAAAGGCATGGTGTTTTTATGAGAGTCGTATTCTTGGAGCTCACCATGGTCTTATATCTACTTACGCATTGGAGACCCTGGTTCTGTACATTTTTCACGTGTTCAACAACTGTTTTACTGGACCACTCGAG GTATTATACCGTTTCTTAGAATTCTTTAGCAACTTTGATTGGGAGAAATTTTGTTTAAGCTTGTGGGGCCCGGTTCCTATAAGTTCACTTCCAGATATGACTG CAGCGGACCCCCCAAGGACGGACACTGATGAATTATTGCTGAGCAAGTCCTTCCTGGATAGCTGCAATCATTTCTATGGAGTTATGCCTCGCACTCAGGAGAACCAGGGTCAACCATTTGTTTCAAAGCACTTCAATGTTATTGATCCATTACGAATAAACAATAACCTTGGAAGAAGTGTCAGTAAAG GCAATTACTTTAGAATACGCAGTGCTTTTTCTTTTGGGGCAAAAAGGCTGGCAAAGTTACTTGAATGTCCAAACGAAGATCTAATTGCTGAAGTAAACCAGTTCTTTACAAATACATTGACAAGACATGGGGGTGGCATTCGTCCTGACGCGCCTACACCAAATTTGTTTCCTGAAAATGCTCTGAAGATTGTCCCTGCTGAAGCGTCAAACAGCTACGGAAGTGCAACAATAACCAAGAATAAGATTGAAAAAGCTAAACTTCGAGTTAATCAGGACAATCTCACTGAAGGCTCTCACAGTTATCCTGAAGCTATTTCTCAACCACCTCAGAGAAGTGATCTACGTTCTCGAAATTCGTCAAGGACAGCTAATCCTTCAGCTTCTCATGCACAAAACCAAAAAGTTTATGCGACAAAACCCAGCACCAAGGTCTCTGAACAGCTTGAAAGAAACAGGTCTGGTGGATCGATGCCAAGTGAAAGGGGTGGAAGAATGCCAAATGCTCTTGTTGTTAATGGCCGGAGTGGGCAAAATGTGTCCCCGTTTGCAAGAACCCAGTCTAGTCCTGAACTGACAGACCCTTCTGTTGAAGGATTTTCTCGTGGAAGGCGAACTAGAGTGGTTGAAATGGAGAAATCTGTCAAGAATGATTACAATAGCAGAAGGAATAACTTGGTtccagaagtgcctagcaaccaCAGCACTAAGTCTTCACAGGATGAGTCAATATCATCCATGAACAGTTCATCTCATCCTAGCGCAAAAGCAGCTTCAGACTCGAATAGTGTTTCGAGCAGCTATCACGAAGATAATGGTTTTATGATTAACGAAGAACTTCCTTCTGTCTCTGAGGCATCAGAGATGCAGCATGAGGAAAATGTTCTAGCAAATCTAATGGCATCAGCAAAGTTGCATGGCTTCAATGGACAGGTTCAATTGCCAATGCAATTACATCCTCATATGTTACTGCCTCCAACACCTTTTCCTCAAAAAACTTTTCCGGGGATTCCACCAACTAACTTAATTGGTAATCAGTGGTTGCACAACATGCAGTTTCTTCAAGGATTTGTTCCACCACCTATGACCCATTATACTTACAACCCTAATTTTGCACCAAACACTGAGGATGGTAATGAGAGTGAAAAAAGTACTGCATCAGATTCAAATCTTGATTCTGCCAATAGTCAGTATGAGCATGATTTTCGGTCATCAAGAAATATTAACCATGAAGGAAGGGATCCACATGTGCATCGTTTTGATGGCAAGAACCATTCCTCTTCACCTAATGGTGTATCTGGTGCCCTCTTGGAAAGGCAGATGGAACATACTGTTGAGGATAGTGGAGCAGTAGAAGAAAACTATACCAACATGTTTCAAAATCAAATAAGTAGAGAAGCTGGTAGAAATGTCCCCATGAGTAGTGGAAATTTGAGAACGGCTTCACAACCCAGTTCTTCTAAAAGCAAAGCACTGTCAGAGAGTTCATGGGATGAAATAGCTGTGAAGTCATCACGACCTTCGAGGGACAAATGGGAAAAAAAGCCTACCTTTCCAACCCCTACCACAACCACACTTAGCATAAGTAAGACTGGTTGGCAGACAGGAAATACCACTGACCATATGCCAACAGAAGTTGATGAAGGAGCCAGGAATGGGGGTGTATTACCAATCATTAGACATGAGGCTTCTGACATAGTAATAGGGTCTGTCTCGTCCGAGCCATCAAGAACTGGTCAAGTACGGAATGAGCTTAACACCTCATGGATGCATAATCCAATGTTTGCACCTTTTCTTATTGGTTCCCCTCAGCAGAGGCAAGCTGATAACTCTGGACTGACTTTTGTCCCAACTGGTCCACCAGTTCCTTTTCTTGTGTTTCCATATGTTCCTGGCAGTAGAGATGGATCTGTCCCGCAGTTTGAGGGGAATGAAGGAATCGACCAATTTCCTGTCAATGTTGCTATGCACAATTTTAGTTCACTTAGTGATGTTCACCAGCCTGATAACAATGCTACCTCAGCGGCATCATCCAGTACGGTAGCCAATCAATCTTATGAGCACAAGCCTGACATTTTAAACAGTGATATTGATGGCCATTGGAAGAATTTACAATATGGACGGTTTTGTCAAGATGCACGGCCCTTGAGTCCTCTATTATACCCTTTTGCAGTGCCTCCAGGGTACATGCAGGGGCAGTTTCCATGGGATGGGCCTGGAAGACCACCTTCACCGAATGTCAACTGGGCACCGATGGTGGGTCCTGGCCAGCGACCCTTTCCTGTGATGCCTCTACAGTCTGCTTCAGAAAGAATTACAGGTGTTCCTCCGCACTATGGAGAGCATGCATCCAGATACCGTGGTGGAACAGGAACCTACTTGCCAAATCCT AAGGTTCCATTTAGGGACCGAGAGCGACACCCAAGTTCAAGATACTACAGAGGAGGTTCTAATAGTGATAAGGGTGACAATAGTGATAAAGAAGGAAGTTGGCCAAACTCAAGACAACGAAATACAGGCCGCAACTATGGACGTAGCCAACCAGAGAGGTACGGCATGAGGTCTGATAGGCAGACAACAGATGAAGGTCAGTTTGACAGGCAGCGGAGATCCCATAGAAATGACTCACACAGGCATGAGGCAGGTGCTCAATATCTGGTACAGGGCCAATCTATTGGATCCACAAACTCTACTCGCAAACCAGGGAACATTGCACATGCACATGAGGTTTACTCATCACCATATACAGCTCCAAATG CTTGA
- the LOC127296553 gene encoding uncharacterized protein isoform X1, with the protein MVPNGLLPNASAGVTRRLDPDRWAVAEARTAHLIACVQPNASSEARRLAVYNYVQRLIMNCLSCQVFTFGSVPLKTYLPDGDIDVTAFSNSDELKDTWANLVRDALEHEEKNENAEFCVKEVQYIQAEVKLIKCLVDNIVVDISYNQVGGLCTLCFLEQVDNLINQNHLFKRSIILVKAWCFYESRILGAHHGLISTYALETLVLYIFHVFNNCFTGPLEVLYRFLEFFSNFDWEKFCLSLWGPVPISSLPDMTAADPPRTDTDELLLSKSFLDSCNHFYGVMPRTQENQGQPFVSKHFNVIDPLRINNNLGRSVSKGNYFRIRSAFSFGAKRLAKLLECPNEDLIAEVNQFFTNTLTRHGGGIRPDAPTPNLFPENALKIVPAEASNSYGSATITKNKIEKAKLRVNQDNLTEGSHSYPEAISQPPQRSDLRSRNSSRTANPSASHAQNQKVYATKPSTKVSEQLERNRSGGSMPSERGGRMPNALVVNGRSGQNVSPFARTQSSPELTDPSVEGFSRGRRTRVVEMEKSVKNDYNSRRNNLVPEVPSNHSTKSSQDESISSMNSSSHPSAKAASDSNSVSSSYHEDNGFMINEELPSVSEASEMQHEENVLANLMASAKLHGFNGQVQLPMQLHPHMLLPPTPFPQKTFPGIPPTNLIGNQWLHNMQFLQGFVPPPMTHYTYNPNFAPNTEDGNESEKSTASDSNLDSANSQYEHDFRSSRNINHEGRDPHVHRFDGKNHSSSPNGVSGALLERQMEHTVEDSGAVEENYTNMFQNQISREAGRNVPMSSGNLRTASQPSSSKSKALSESSWDEIAVKSSRPSRDKWEKKPTFPTPTTTTLSISKTGWQTGNTTDHMPTEVDEGARNGGVLPIIRHEASDIVIGSVSSEPSRTGQVRNELNTSWMHNPMFAPFLIGSPQQRQADNSGLTFVPTGPPVPFLVFPYVPGSRDGSVPQFEGNEGIDQFPVNVAMHNFSSLSDVHQPDNNATSAASSSTVANQSYEHKPDILNSDIDGHWKNLQYGRFCQDARPLSPLLYPFAVPPGYMQGQFPWDGPGRPPSPNVNWAPMVGPGQRPFPVMPLQSASERITGVPPHYGEHASRYRGGTGTYLPNPKVPFRDRERHPSSRYYRGGSNSDKGDNSDKEGSWPNSRQRNTGRNYGRSQPERYGMRSDRQTTDEGQFDRQRRSHRNDSHRHEAGAQYLVQGQSIGSTNSTRKPGNIAHAHEVYSSPYTAPNGAGASDSQYLMVYPYEPGLNHGSSSEQLEFGSLGPIPMTDDGDLSHPTRHLMANGFYGQRHPAFRVDSSHSSPDQPSSPQPRR; encoded by the exons ATGGTGCCCAACGGGCTCCTGCCCAACGCATCCGCGGGGGTCACCAGGCGCCTCGACCCCGACCGCTGGGCCGTCGCCGAGGCCCGGACCGCCCACCTCATCGCCTGCGTCCAGCCCAACGCCTCCTCCGAGGCCCGGAGGCTCGCCGTCTACAACTACGTGCAGCGGCTCATCATGAACTGCCTCTCCTGCCAG GTTTTTACTTTTGGATCAGTCCCTCTCAAGACTTACTTACCGGACGGTGACATTGATGTCACTGCTTTTAGTAATAGCGATGAATTAAAGGATACCTGGGCAAATCTTGTTCGGGATGCTTTGGAGCATGAAGAGAAAAATGAAAACGCTGAATTCTGTGTGAAAGAAGTTCAGTATATTCAGGCGGAG GTAAAGCTTATCAAGTGTCTCGTGGACAACATTGTTGTTGATATCTCATATAATCAAGTTGGTGGATTGTGTACACTTTGTTTCCTTGAACAG GTTGACAACTTGATCAATCAAAACCATTTGTTCAAGCGGAGTATCATATTGGTAAAGGCATGGTGTTTTTATGAGAGTCGTATTCTTGGAGCTCACCATGGTCTTATATCTACTTACGCATTGGAGACCCTGGTTCTGTACATTTTTCACGTGTTCAACAACTGTTTTACTGGACCACTCGAG GTATTATACCGTTTCTTAGAATTCTTTAGCAACTTTGATTGGGAGAAATTTTGTTTAAGCTTGTGGGGCCCGGTTCCTATAAGTTCACTTCCAGATATGACTG CAGCGGACCCCCCAAGGACGGACACTGATGAATTATTGCTGAGCAAGTCCTTCCTGGATAGCTGCAATCATTTCTATGGAGTTATGCCTCGCACTCAGGAGAACCAGGGTCAACCATTTGTTTCAAAGCACTTCAATGTTATTGATCCATTACGAATAAACAATAACCTTGGAAGAAGTGTCAGTAAAG GCAATTACTTTAGAATACGCAGTGCTTTTTCTTTTGGGGCAAAAAGGCTGGCAAAGTTACTTGAATGTCCAAACGAAGATCTAATTGCTGAAGTAAACCAGTTCTTTACAAATACATTGACAAGACATGGGGGTGGCATTCGTCCTGACGCGCCTACACCAAATTTGTTTCCTGAAAATGCTCTGAAGATTGTCCCTGCTGAAGCGTCAAACAGCTACGGAAGTGCAACAATAACCAAGAATAAGATTGAAAAAGCTAAACTTCGAGTTAATCAGGACAATCTCACTGAAGGCTCTCACAGTTATCCTGAAGCTATTTCTCAACCACCTCAGAGAAGTGATCTACGTTCTCGAAATTCGTCAAGGACAGCTAATCCTTCAGCTTCTCATGCACAAAACCAAAAAGTTTATGCGACAAAACCCAGCACCAAGGTCTCTGAACAGCTTGAAAGAAACAGGTCTGGTGGATCGATGCCAAGTGAAAGGGGTGGAAGAATGCCAAATGCTCTTGTTGTTAATGGCCGGAGTGGGCAAAATGTGTCCCCGTTTGCAAGAACCCAGTCTAGTCCTGAACTGACAGACCCTTCTGTTGAAGGATTTTCTCGTGGAAGGCGAACTAGAGTGGTTGAAATGGAGAAATCTGTCAAGAATGATTACAATAGCAGAAGGAATAACTTGGTtccagaagtgcctagcaaccaCAGCACTAAGTCTTCACAGGATGAGTCAATATCATCCATGAACAGTTCATCTCATCCTAGCGCAAAAGCAGCTTCAGACTCGAATAGTGTTTCGAGCAGCTATCACGAAGATAATGGTTTTATGATTAACGAAGAACTTCCTTCTGTCTCTGAGGCATCAGAGATGCAGCATGAGGAAAATGTTCTAGCAAATCTAATGGCATCAGCAAAGTTGCATGGCTTCAATGGACAGGTTCAATTGCCAATGCAATTACATCCTCATATGTTACTGCCTCCAACACCTTTTCCTCAAAAAACTTTTCCGGGGATTCCACCAACTAACTTAATTGGTAATCAGTGGTTGCACAACATGCAGTTTCTTCAAGGATTTGTTCCACCACCTATGACCCATTATACTTACAACCCTAATTTTGCACCAAACACTGAGGATGGTAATGAGAGTGAAAAAAGTACTGCATCAGATTCAAATCTTGATTCTGCCAATAGTCAGTATGAGCATGATTTTCGGTCATCAAGAAATATTAACCATGAAGGAAGGGATCCACATGTGCATCGTTTTGATGGCAAGAACCATTCCTCTTCACCTAATGGTGTATCTGGTGCCCTCTTGGAAAGGCAGATGGAACATACTGTTGAGGATAGTGGAGCAGTAGAAGAAAACTATACCAACATGTTTCAAAATCAAATAAGTAGAGAAGCTGGTAGAAATGTCCCCATGAGTAGTGGAAATTTGAGAACGGCTTCACAACCCAGTTCTTCTAAAAGCAAAGCACTGTCAGAGAGTTCATGGGATGAAATAGCTGTGAAGTCATCACGACCTTCGAGGGACAAATGGGAAAAAAAGCCTACCTTTCCAACCCCTACCACAACCACACTTAGCATAAGTAAGACTGGTTGGCAGACAGGAAATACCACTGACCATATGCCAACAGAAGTTGATGAAGGAGCCAGGAATGGGGGTGTATTACCAATCATTAGACATGAGGCTTCTGACATAGTAATAGGGTCTGTCTCGTCCGAGCCATCAAGAACTGGTCAAGTACGGAATGAGCTTAACACCTCATGGATGCATAATCCAATGTTTGCACCTTTTCTTATTGGTTCCCCTCAGCAGAGGCAAGCTGATAACTCTGGACTGACTTTTGTCCCAACTGGTCCACCAGTTCCTTTTCTTGTGTTTCCATATGTTCCTGGCAGTAGAGATGGATCTGTCCCGCAGTTTGAGGGGAATGAAGGAATCGACCAATTTCCTGTCAATGTTGCTATGCACAATTTTAGTTCACTTAGTGATGTTCACCAGCCTGATAACAATGCTACCTCAGCGGCATCATCCAGTACGGTAGCCAATCAATCTTATGAGCACAAGCCTGACATTTTAAACAGTGATATTGATGGCCATTGGAAGAATTTACAATATGGACGGTTTTGTCAAGATGCACGGCCCTTGAGTCCTCTATTATACCCTTTTGCAGTGCCTCCAGGGTACATGCAGGGGCAGTTTCCATGGGATGGGCCTGGAAGACCACCTTCACCGAATGTCAACTGGGCACCGATGGTGGGTCCTGGCCAGCGACCCTTTCCTGTGATGCCTCTACAGTCTGCTTCAGAAAGAATTACAGGTGTTCCTCCGCACTATGGAGAGCATGCATCCAGATACCGTGGTGGAACAGGAACCTACTTGCCAAATCCT AAGGTTCCATTTAGGGACCGAGAGCGACACCCAAGTTCAAGATACTACAGAGGAGGTTCTAATAGTGATAAGGGTGACAATAGTGATAAAGAAGGAAGTTGGCCAAACTCAAGACAACGAAATACAGGCCGCAACTATGGACGTAGCCAACCAGAGAGGTACGGCATGAGGTCTGATAGGCAGACAACAGATGAAGGTCAGTTTGACAGGCAGCGGAGATCCCATAGAAATGACTCACACAGGCATGAGGCAGGTGCTCAATATCTGGTACAGGGCCAATCTATTGGATCCACAAACTCTACTCGCAAACCAGGGAACATTGCACATGCACATGAGGTTTACTCATCACCATATACAGCTCCAAATGGTGCTGGTGCTTCAGATTCACAGTATTTAATGGTTTACCCATACGAACCAGGTCTAAATCATGGTTCTTCCTCTGAACAGCTTGAATTTGGCTCACTGGGGCCGATCCCTATGACAGATGATGGTGATCTATCACACCCCACTCGCCATTTAATGGCTAATGGCTTTTATGGGCAAAGACATCCTGCATTTAGGGTTGATTCCTCTCATTCATCTCCTGATCAACCATCATCACCTCAACCACGCAG GTAG